A window of Primulina tabacum isolate GXHZ01 chromosome 4, ASM2559414v2, whole genome shotgun sequence contains these coding sequences:
- the LOC142541348 gene encoding uncharacterized protein LOC142541348 — MDKLLGTRKLVGNGRKTSTSQSQHATIQGLGNPNGNGNQQPQPPPAQNGIKYHYESLRKNRCPVFKGDANPKSSQNWLKSVETQLRLLEIPEALKVEVIVPFLEDKASKWWETVSPAPTTVGAITWQQFKDVFLKQYFPAEVRLQKLREFENFSQTPELSVVDYTSRFNDLGTYAPTIMADEVLKMHRYKKGLSSRIQSSLAVYQPTSFADLMGAAIRAETDIKRREDENKNKRPLTGQSSQGKQPFKRPNQSNGSFKGASSHPTYQEPKMCPKCNSRHSGKCHRQTGACFNCGKLGHRIANCPEPLKRGTKPNVDANLNKPKENKPNARVFAITQEEADDANDVVAGTIFINEMPAYVLFDSDATHSFISKKFTKKLELTPEILVEPFRVATHTSKTIETHRVHRKCKICINEHLFQAELIQLNMVEFDVILEMDWLSKNHALVDCRMKNVKLQAPNQ, encoded by the exons ATGGACAAACTCTTAGGAACTCGTAAActtgtaggaaatggccggAAGACCTCCACGAGCCAATCGCAACACGCG ACTATCCAAGGTTTGGGAAACCCCAATGGTAACGGTAATCAGCAGCCTCAACCACCACCGGCACAGAATGGGATCAAGTATCATTATGAGTCTCTTCGTAAGAACCGTTGCCCAGTGTTCAAGGGAGACGCCAACCCTAAAAGTAGCCAGAATTGGTTGAAAAGCGTGGAAACTCAACTGCGACTGTTAGAGATACCCGAGGCACTCAAAGTAGAGGTGATAGTACCATTCTTGGAGGATAAGGCGAGCAAGTGGTGGGAAACAGTCTCACCTGCCCCGACAACTGTCGGAGCAATTACCTGGCAACAATTCAAAGATGTCTTTCTCAAACAATATTTCCCAGCAGAAGTCAGACTACAAAAACTGCGTGAGTTTGAGAACTTCTCGCAAACTCCAGAATTGTCAGTGGTTGATTACACCTCCCGATTCAATGACCTTGGAACTTATGCCCCGACAATCATGGCAGATGAAGTTCTGAAAATGCACAGATACAAGAAGGGATTGAGTAGCCGTATCCAGTCATCCTTAGCAGTTTACCAACCTACAAGCTTTGCTGATTTAATGGGAGCAGCAATAAGAGCTGAGACAGACATCAAGCGTCGGGAGGACGAGAACAAGAATAAGCGGCCTCTTACTGGACAGTCATCTCAAGGGAAACAACCATTCAAGAGACCCAATCAGTCCAATGGGTCATTCAAAGGTGCTTCGTCCCACCCAACCTACCAAGAACCAAAGATGTGTCCCAAATGTAATAGTCGTCATTCTGGGAAATGTCACAGACAGACTGGGGCATGTTTCAATTGTGGGAAATTAGGGCATCGAATTGCTAATTGTCCCGAGCCATTAAAGAGAGGGACCAAGCCAAATGTTGATGCTAACCTCAACAAGCCAAAGGAGAATAAGCCCAACGCTCGTGTGTTTGCAATAACTCAAGAAGAAGCAGATGATGCAAACGATGTCGTGGCAGGTACCATTTTTATCAATGAAATGCCAGCTTATGTGTTGTTTGACAGTGACGCTACTCATTCATTTATATCTAAAAAGTTCACTAAGAAACTAGAGCTTACACCTGAAATACTAGTCGAACCCTTTAGAGTAGCAACTCATACTAGTAAAACAATCGAAACACATAGAGTGCACCGAAAGTGTAAAATTTGTATCAATGAACACCTATTCCAAGCAGAATTGATACAACTGAACATGGTGGAGTTCGACGTCATTCTAGAAATGGATTGGTTATCCAAGAATCATGCATTAGTAGATTGCCGAATGAAGAATGTCAAACTTCAAGCCCCAAACCAATAA
- the LOC142542589 gene encoding uncharacterized protein LOC142542589: MAFSSPGFPLSSIFASHSSSLKFSNKLYPNSLLKLQGNNLLLSSSSSSQFSPASEQALLEAVVESDAKSLPAVRTYENDLARLTVVGSVDLQQALTAAAADGGEAADEHISSGTAAMVVETIFPGPFDEHSTISTRLFLPARKVKEKAIKLKKSMTKDIFASTTSKNILAMTFRQVVLQQLWNFELEIFSPGRDRDMNNLENPKEVPAILNFSSSDKQIISVIAEVICLSALENTERIFLRGSTNRASNKLFHWFNKPKEMSSRDSSVILYNLLDHHVLANAKTLAEKFNIERSSYKLKESKLKKSCWRSLTFSKLEKIGGPEFCSWISECVPSYILKIDASKFSNVKIDGWKKPEATEWEVFLTHSQLISLADTLDMYYEDVFTLPSKRLSCSAVASPSNLALNKGSSMLNMFSVALASGIFLVAISVVAKINLPHLPSSKRDFLKESPPQSIDVDSVPCHSMESFKVESCCVEIIRRLKNYFGWPGDVSWMNHGDYAWIGKLPSYLSVMDNVESNIIGTPSISKSEEAGSGDMKALQDIASYQVVLSPNGNIVGFQPTNRVAVNNWAANPLAKELYGGKNLSPGLFEPGLQISYPNDVLVLKLLMSTNPESCFALVRADDSS, from the exons ATGGCATTTTCATCCCCTGGTTTCCCTCTTTCCTCCATCTTCGCTTCTCATTCTTCCTCGTTGAAATTCTCAAATAAGCTGTACCCCAATTCGCTCCTCAAGCTGCAGGGAAATAACCTTCTCCTTTCATCATCTTCCAGTTCACAATTTTCGCCTGCTTCCGAGCAAGCACTTCTTGAAGCCGTAGTAGAATCCGACGCGAAATCGCTCCCAGCTGTAAGGACGTACGAGAACGACTTGGCTCGCCTGACGGTGGTTGGCTCTGTGGATTTACAGCAAGCCCtcaccgccgccgccgccgatGGAGGCGAAGCTGCCGATGAGCATATTTCGTCTGGAACCGCCGCCATGGTTGTGGAGACCATATTCCCGGGGCCATTTGACGAGCACAGTACCATCTCCACACGACTG TTTTTACCCGCTAGGAAAGTAAAAGAGAAAGCTATAAAGCTGAAGAAATCTATGACGAAAGATATCTTTGCCAGCACAACTTCTAAGAACATACTTGCCATGACCTTCAGACAAGTAGTTCTGCAGCAGCTTTGGAATTTTGAATTGGAAATTTTTAGCCCTGGAAGGGACAGAGATATGAACAACCTTGAAAATCCGAAAGAG GTACCTGCAATTTTAAACTTCAGCTCCTCGGACAAACAGATCATTTCTGTAATTGCAGAAGTTATTTGCCTTTCTGCCCTTGAAAACACTGAAAGAATTTTTCTTCGTGGCTCAACAAACAGAGCATCAAATAAGCTTTTCCATTGGTTTAACAAACCCAAAGAGATGTCATCTAGAGATTCCTCTGTCATTCTGTATAATCTCCTGGACCATCATGTACTTGCAAATGCCAAGACTCTAGCAGAAAAATTTAATATAGAAAGGTCAAGTTACAAGCTTAAGGAGTCAAAATTGAAGAAATCTTGCTGGAGGTCCCTCACATTCTCAAAACTGGAAAAGATTGGTGGTCCCGAGTTTTGTTCTTGGATAAGTGAATGCGTACCTTCctacattttaaaaattgatgCTAGTAAATTCAGCAATGTAAAGATTGATGGCTGGAAAAAACCAGAGGCAACCGAGTGGGAAGTTTTTCTTACTCATTCCCAACTG ATTAGTTTGGCTGATACGCTTGATATGTACTACGAGGATGTGTTCACTCTGCCAAGCAAGAGATTATCATGTTCTGCAGTTGCAAGCCCTTCAAACTTGGCATTAAATAAG GGAAGTTCTATGTTGAATATGTTTTCCGTTGCACTTGCTAGCGGGATTTTTCTTGTCGCCATTAGTGTTGTGGCAAAGATCAATTTACCTCATCTGCCTAGCAGTAAGAGAGATTTTCTGAAGGAATCCCCACCCCAGTCAATTGATGTGGATTCTGTGCCATGCCATTCCATGGAATCTTTTAAG GTAGAATCTTGTTGTGTTGAAATAATTAGAAGACTCAAGAATTATTTTGGTTGGCCTGGAGATGTCAGTTGGATGAACCATGGTGACTACGCATGGATCGGAAAACTCCCTTCATACTTGAGTGTAATGGATAATGTAGAATCCAATATTATTGGCACACCATCCATTTCTAAATCAGAAGAAGCAGGTAGTGGAGATATGAAAGCATTGCAAGATATTGCTAGCTATCAG GTGGTGTTGTCTCCCAATGGAAATATAGTAGGATTTCAACCTACAAATCGAGTTGCTGTCAATAATTGGGCAGCAAACCCATTAGCCAAAGAGCTATATGGTGGAAAGAATCTTTCTCCGG GACTTTTTGAACCTGGGCTTCAAATCAGTTATCCAAATGATGTTCTGGTACTGAAGTTGCTGATGTCAACAAATCCTGAATCGTGTTTTGCACTGGTCAGGGCCGATGATAGTAGCTGA
- the LOC142541349 gene encoding uncharacterized protein LOC142541349 — protein MYSKLAPKRGLSNPSQLPRYTIETVEPGFVADGNNKADWTDQNTEIFLKICEEEIESGNKPTKHLNKTGNNETGLGWDHNKMTVQADNSWWEDKIKENPEYAKFRLRGPKNLDLLENIFKGSIATGYAAIAPSEDQPIHNNFNDDTNDWDVQLDGEFQSDVYINVESQEFMENSTMGADNSMQQRKRKRRESGEKRGLIATRLADQLDRVLQEFETQKSIHETPKDDPCSIENCLEVLRSLPGMVVGSEQFFIFTRVLGKKHNRQTFIELKDSELQLGWVI, from the exons ATGTATTCGAAGTTAGCTCCTAAACGAGGATTATCAAATCCAAGTCAATTACCTAGATATACGATTGAGACTGTTGAACCTGGATTTGTTGCTGATGGGAATAATAAGGCGGATTGGACTGATCAGAATaccgaaatatttttaaaaatttgtgaggaagaaattgAATCCGGCAATAAGCCTACCAAACATTTAAACAAAACGGG AAATAATGAGACTGGCCTTGGTTGGGATCATAACAAGATGACCGTGCAAGCTGATAATAGTTGGTGGGAGGATAAGATTAAG GAAAATCCCGAGTATGCAAAGTTTAGATTGAGGGGACCCaagaatttagatttattggaaaatatatttaaagGTTCTATAGCAACTGGCTATGCTGCAATAGCACCATCAGAGGATCAACcaattcataataatttcaaCGATGATACAAATGATTGGGATGTTCAGTTAGATGGAGAGTTTCAAAGTGATGTTTATATTAATGTTGAAAGCCAAGAATTTATGGAAAACTCAACAATGGGAGCTGACAACTCTATGCAGCAAAGAAAGAGAAAAAGAAGGGAGAGTGGGGAAAAAAGAGGTCTCATTGCCACTAGGTTAGCCGATCAACTTGATCGTGTCCTTCAAGAATTTGAGACTCAAAAGTCTATACACGAAACACCAAAAGATGATCCATGTAGCATTGAAAATTGTCTGGAGGTTCTTCGTAGTTTGCCTGGTATGGTGGTTGGCAGTGAGCAATTCTTCATATTTACTAGAGTTTTGGGTAAAAAGCATAATAGGCAAACATTTATCGAATTGAAGGACTCGGAACTGCAGCTTGGTTGGGTGATTTGA